The sequence TGGCCTACATCAAGTCGTTGCAGACGCAGACGCCGGCCGCTGCTCCCGGAGCGCCGCCGGCCGCGGCCGCTCCGCCCAGAGGGAATCCATGAGTACCGCTGTCGCCACTGCTCCCGAATCCATCCACCGCCGCCGGCACTATCTCAATGCCGACTACGGCATCCGCTCGTGGCTCTTCACCACCGACCACAAGCGCATCGCTCTGCTCTACCTGTTCTCCATCACGTTCTTCTTCGCGCTGGGCGGCCTGTTTGCCGTGCTCATCCGCCTGGAGCTGCTCACGCCCGCCGGCGACCTGATGACCTCGGACACCTACAACAAGGTGTTCACCATGCATGGCATCATGATGGTCTTCTTCTTCCTCATTCCCTCGGTGCCGGCCACCCTGGGAAATTTCCTCATCCCCATGATGATCGGCGCTCGCGACCTGGCGTTCCCCAAGCTGAACCTCGCCAGTTGGTACCTGTTCATGGCCGGAGGAGTCTTCGCCCTTTACTCCGTGGTGACCGGCGGCATTGACACCGGCTGGACCTTCTATACGCCGTTCTCCACCACCTACTCCAACACCAAGGTCATTCCAGCGGCCCTGGGCATCCTTATCGCCGGCTTCTCCTCCATCTTCACCGGGCTCAACTTCATCGTCACTGTGCATCGCATGCGCGCGCCGGGGCTGACCTGGTTCCGCCTGCCGCTGTTCGTCTGGGCCAACTACGCCGCCAGCCTCATCATGGTGCTGGGCACGCCGGTGCTGGCCATCACCATCATCCTGGTCTTCCTGGAGCGCGCTTTTCACATCGGCATCTTCGACCCGCGCCTGGGCGGCGATCCTATCCTCTTCCAACATCTCTTCTGGTTCTATTCGCACCCCGCGGTCTACATCATGATCCTGCCCTCGATGGGCGTCATGAGCGAACTGATCTCCGCCTTCTCTCGCAAGCGCGTCTTCGGCTACAGCTTCGTTGCCTTTTCCAGCGTCGCCATCGCCGTGTTCGGTTTCCTGGTCTGGGGACACCATATGTTCGTCAGCGGGCAGTCCGTCTATGCCGCCATGGTGTTCTCCATCCTCAGCTACCTGGTCGCCATTCCTTCAGCGGTGAAGGTGTTCAACTGGACGGCCACGCTCTACAAAGGCTCCGTCTCCTACCAGACGCCCATGCTCTACGCCTTCGGCTTCCTGGGACTGTTCACCATCGGCGGCCTCACCGGCCTGTTCCTCGCCGCCCTGGGCGTGGACGTGCACGTCACCGACACCTACTTCGTGGTCGCTCATTTCCACTACATCATGGTCGGCGGCGTCATCATGGGATATCTCGGCGGACTGCACTTCTGGTGGCCAAAGATCACCGGCCGCCTCTATCCCGAAGGTTGGGCCAAGCTTTCAGCGCTGGTGGTTTTCCTGGGCTTCAACCTCACCTTCTTCCCGCAGTTTGTGCTCGGCTACCTGGGGATGCCGCGCCGCTACCACGCCTACCCCGAGGAGTTCC is a genomic window of Terriglobales bacterium containing:
- the ctaD gene encoding cytochrome c oxidase subunit I, yielding MSTAVATAPESIHRRRHYLNADYGIRSWLFTTDHKRIALLYLFSITFFFALGGLFAVLIRLELLTPAGDLMTSDTYNKVFTMHGIMMVFFFLIPSVPATLGNFLIPMMIGARDLAFPKLNLASWYLFMAGGVFALYSVVTGGIDTGWTFYTPFSTTYSNTKVIPAALGILIAGFSSIFTGLNFIVTVHRMRAPGLTWFRLPLFVWANYAASLIMVLGTPVLAITIILVFLERAFHIGIFDPRLGGDPILFQHLFWFYSHPAVYIMILPSMGVMSELISAFSRKRVFGYSFVAFSSVAIAVFGFLVWGHHMFVSGQSVYAAMVFSILSYLVAIPSAVKVFNWTATLYKGSVSYQTPMLYAFGFLGLFTIGGLTGLFLAALGVDVHVTDTYFVVAHFHYIMVGGVIMGYLGGLHFWWPKITGRLYPEGWAKLSALVVFLGFNLTFFPQFVLGYLGMPRRYHAYPEEFQVLNVMSSAGASILGVGYLLPLFYLLWSMRYGPEAGPNPFDARGLEWQTASPPPTHNFEQVPIVQEEAYAYHAAQEVPVAG